Proteins found in one Spartobacteria bacterium genomic segment:
- a CDS encoding DUF4838 domain-containing protein, with protein MSNVAEESSGIQTVMKYPWQALVICLMCITAFWATLPYGGAPYWARHILVALCMGITAVGCFTSKKTATTHEQRQYASVTLFLGAFMALLLWNAVQVWLPEWKTQLSCNTYLSMTALQLGFAYLCILLICRRILIDVELVRGMIIAVTLVAGIQSIWATMTGSAGAWNNAAFANARYIGTFSSPNALGGFLAISIPMGMGLLFREFSMITEELDRKRLAHILASQRIQRRIIFILGIMALWFAQLVTLLMTASRGAVASTVTILIIGLGFYFIEQLRKPGQNKLLIRMLILFIVIVGACFTGIAMLWSRVESGGITSGGRLDIWSSAMELFRTHPWGVGAGCFVEAIPGFQHPGWGGIRVDLAHNDFIQFVCEYGIVGAGLLLLAGLSFTVFCLRNLFRRHRSETIWFWRGACLAVLAGSIHALVDFNLSSRPAVTFLFVLALGTALSYRSSIHHQYISDRKHGSAPASPSHHHHHRRRHRRQPIAIPTLLFRLALASILLCIAGLNIRWAKVDIVAQSVWETSGGRPDPYIWLKTSRKTSDDYQPVMFSNPFHNYLLALANVNHYRSQLTDLIAMTSTNNPDIPQSTITAMIRVGLSDEKTRRYAAIRDWMTHAHELAPLNPDYVAQLGVAELVLFDTGGSTDESLLRSGLDYIDTAASMAPNDVKVQETALQAYSDLMSSPTYTGDRDELRQRLVLCGDKLLEIQDGSGVNVISAWLNAGLNLESILQRDISPASLWYLYNHYNQELDAHHALACLQRLSETDFKQKRGRFVTTTEVAREKSDASQRMRLNRELLNWHVRRRNWEAYRDSLSERENILAHNINARIQTLPSESAITEPLERRTLHTIADSTGLTTDWQLTFIRLQYNNMDQRTANRLLGSLMLNARPFSAAQLTTLQSLRKNYQEAMTQTVRELIDGRQAMADNRHRDAIDIFEGLVSSADTPFLYRSAIETLIATCYDALHLPQAAARHLLRAAETAPENATLLRNILSRMGNIAIKPMTTARPRRVIDMLSDLTPAEAIDAQFLGGRVILRGFDVEITQQTRLQQPLIRLYWQIQGDVPASLGASVRIMTRNRRTIASYYNFFAKSCEGFEAGAPVHGTTFITEFTCSPAALAADILEIGLVSEEGRIRHATIEGLSHLQIMDWSATVSKPIMLTPAQLQSIPVAIQGATPDGTQRLKEIIQSFPFTTHFVPYADAARHPGCIVLTYKETDRASNMNLQSCHGMFLLKTKDLGVEVLGASDSALINGFASTLRHQYDMHWYLPDTQFASGPSDQPLRIDPLSILDAPSFDWRYLSSSARDYPAWCRFQGLSVVGDRPEMEAGFHHNLHRIFTENSEHSDTPDWAPLLDGMRTWPTNQNWQPCLSATSLVDHCVQYVQQTAAEHPEQTIVSLSVNDSSNWCQCADCKMLCSKRDQTHPAAIRWWSQPYWTAVQTIAQKVPSIQLGAYAYINVQEAPNFLLADNVHVMLCENSSGNYIHGYRRRNQMLIDQWLNQCTHVSRYDYAALASWIMPRYAPDALQSGIYDTYVTGIRDILMEDPWIPGMEGPLPWLLARCLWNPLEQTEKPLQEQFCSDMFGYAAKPMNLYLNALQEAWTNEPSHLFFDGLYDIQRQTVRFPEERCEQLLALRNEALARTTGNEKDTARVHAVTDPFTLSVLFAKESQLMRKLYYFPTSIEQMLKQKQELEELEKTIEKREHMIDELNARPWGKAYIRMLGYGQSLDKFNAKEKLRIEDAVQRLRALDAATQDLYFTVDPL; from the coding sequence ATGAGCAACGTCGCAGAAGAATCCTCCGGAATACAAACAGTCATGAAGTACCCATGGCAGGCACTGGTCATCTGCCTCATGTGTATTACGGCCTTCTGGGCCACACTGCCTTATGGCGGTGCACCCTACTGGGCCCGCCATATTCTGGTCGCGCTATGCATGGGTATCACAGCTGTGGGCTGCTTTACATCGAAAAAAACAGCAACAACTCATGAACAGCGGCAGTATGCCTCCGTCACCCTTTTTCTAGGCGCTTTTATGGCTCTTCTTTTATGGAATGCCGTCCAGGTCTGGCTTCCTGAATGGAAAACCCAGCTCAGCTGCAACACCTATCTCTCCATGACCGCACTGCAGCTCGGCTTTGCCTATCTGTGTATCCTGCTTATCTGCCGGCGCATACTGATTGATGTAGAACTGGTACGCGGCATGATTATTGCCGTCACCCTCGTTGCCGGCATCCAATCCATCTGGGCCACAATGACCGGATCGGCAGGTGCATGGAACAACGCCGCCTTTGCCAATGCACGGTATATAGGAACCTTCTCCAGTCCTAATGCGCTAGGGGGCTTTCTGGCCATATCGATCCCGATGGGAATGGGCCTTCTTTTCAGAGAATTTTCCATGATTACCGAGGAACTGGACAGAAAACGGCTGGCGCATATCCTGGCCTCTCAGCGTATCCAGCGACGCATCATTTTCATTCTGGGCATCATGGCGCTGTGGTTTGCGCAATTGGTAACACTGCTTATGACGGCATCCCGAGGGGCTGTTGCATCAACCGTCACCATATTAATTATTGGTTTGGGGTTTTATTTTATCGAGCAGCTTCGCAAACCGGGACAAAACAAACTGCTGATCCGCATGCTGATTCTGTTTATCGTCATTGTCGGCGCGTGTTTTACGGGAATAGCCATGCTCTGGTCACGCGTCGAATCCGGCGGGATCACCAGCGGCGGCCGTCTCGACATTTGGTCTTCCGCAATGGAGCTGTTCCGAACCCATCCATGGGGCGTCGGGGCGGGATGCTTTGTTGAAGCCATCCCCGGATTCCAGCATCCAGGGTGGGGCGGAATACGTGTCGATCTGGCCCACAACGATTTCATTCAGTTTGTCTGCGAATACGGCATAGTCGGTGCAGGCCTGCTTCTGCTGGCCGGTCTGAGCTTCACGGTTTTCTGCCTGCGCAACCTTTTTCGCAGGCATCGCTCTGAAACGATCTGGTTTTGGCGGGGGGCATGCTTAGCGGTTCTGGCCGGTTCCATTCACGCACTGGTGGACTTTAACCTCTCTTCCCGACCGGCGGTCACCTTCCTGTTTGTTCTGGCACTGGGCACGGCACTCAGTTACCGCTCGTCCATCCATCATCAATATATCTCCGACAGGAAACACGGTTCCGCACCGGCATCACCGTCTCATCATCACCACCATCGCCGGCGGCATAGACGGCAGCCTATTGCCATCCCGACACTGCTTTTCCGTCTGGCACTTGCCAGCATCCTGCTCTGCATTGCGGGCCTTAATATTCGCTGGGCAAAGGTCGATATAGTGGCGCAATCCGTATGGGAAACATCAGGCGGCAGGCCTGATCCTTACATATGGCTGAAAACATCGCGTAAAACCAGTGATGATTATCAACCCGTCATGTTTTCCAATCCCTTCCATAACTACCTTCTGGCACTGGCCAATGTGAACCACTACCGCTCTCAGCTGACCGACCTCATTGCCATGACCTCTACCAATAATCCAGACATTCCCCAAAGCACCATTACGGCCATGATCCGCGTCGGATTGTCTGACGAAAAAACTCGCCGCTATGCTGCGATTCGTGACTGGATGACCCACGCTCACGAACTCGCCCCCCTGAACCCCGATTATGTGGCACAGCTGGGCGTCGCTGAACTGGTTTTATTTGACACAGGCGGATCGACCGACGAGTCATTACTGCGCAGTGGATTAGATTACATCGACACGGCCGCGTCCATGGCGCCCAATGATGTCAAAGTTCAGGAAACAGCCTTGCAGGCCTATTCCGACCTCATGTCATCGCCCACATATACCGGCGACCGGGACGAATTACGACAACGACTGGTGCTCTGCGGCGATAAATTACTGGAAATTCAGGACGGATCGGGAGTGAACGTCATCAGTGCATGGCTGAATGCCGGGTTGAATCTTGAGAGCATTCTACAAAGAGATATATCCCCGGCATCACTCTGGTATCTGTATAATCACTATAATCAAGAGCTGGATGCACACCATGCCCTAGCATGCCTGCAGCGCCTGTCTGAAACAGATTTCAAACAGAAACGCGGACGTTTTGTCACCACAACAGAAGTCGCCCGGGAAAAAAGTGACGCGAGCCAGCGTATGCGTCTAAATCGAGAACTGCTGAACTGGCATGTACGACGAAGAAATTGGGAAGCCTATCGCGACAGTCTATCGGAACGGGAAAACATTCTAGCCCACAATATTAATGCGCGGATTCAGACTCTTCCTTCAGAATCCGCCATCACCGAACCGCTGGAACGACGCACACTGCATACCATTGCCGACAGCACCGGATTGACAACAGACTGGCAGCTCACATTTATCCGCCTGCAATACAATAATATGGATCAGCGAACGGCGAATCGGCTGCTTGGATCCCTTATGCTGAACGCCCGGCCTTTTTCGGCGGCACAGTTGACGACACTGCAATCATTGCGCAAAAACTACCAGGAAGCCATGACGCAAACCGTACGGGAGCTCATTGATGGCCGCCAGGCTATGGCCGACAACAGGCATCGCGATGCCATCGATATCTTCGAAGGACTGGTCTCATCTGCCGATACCCCGTTCCTCTATCGCTCTGCGATTGAGACGCTCATTGCCACATGCTACGACGCCCTGCACCTACCGCAGGCCGCAGCACGGCATCTCCTGAGAGCCGCCGAAACGGCTCCTGAAAATGCCACGCTGCTGCGCAATATTCTTTCACGGATGGGCAATATCGCGATCAAACCGATGACAACGGCACGACCGCGCCGCGTCATTGATATGCTGTCAGACCTCACCCCGGCTGAAGCCATTGATGCCCAGTTCCTTGGAGGCCGCGTCATTTTAAGAGGCTTCGATGTTGAAATAACTCAACAAACAAGGCTTCAGCAACCACTGATCCGACTTTACTGGCAGATCCAGGGCGATGTGCCTGCCAGTCTCGGGGCCTCCGTACGCATTATGACACGTAACCGGCGTACGATCGCATCCTACTACAACTTCTTTGCCAAGTCCTGTGAGGGCTTTGAAGCAGGAGCCCCGGTGCACGGAACCACCTTTATTACAGAATTCACCTGTTCACCAGCCGCCCTTGCGGCCGATATACTGGAAATTGGCCTGGTATCAGAAGAAGGACGCATCCGTCACGCCACCATTGAAGGCTTGTCTCATCTGCAGATCATGGACTGGAGTGCCACCGTCAGCAAACCGATTATGCTCACGCCCGCTCAACTTCAATCCATACCTGTCGCTATTCAAGGGGCCACACCGGATGGAACACAGCGACTGAAGGAAATCATTCAGTCATTCCCCTTCACCACCCATTTCGTGCCCTATGCCGATGCGGCCAGACATCCCGGCTGTATTGTGCTCACCTACAAGGAAACCGACCGTGCCAGCAATATGAACCTGCAGAGCTGTCACGGCATGTTTCTGCTAAAAACCAAAGATCTCGGCGTTGAAGTGCTCGGGGCTTCGGACAGCGCTCTGATAAACGGGTTTGCTTCAACATTGCGTCATCAGTATGACATGCACTGGTATCTGCCCGACACACAGTTTGCCTCCGGTCCATCGGATCAGCCACTGAGAATTGATCCGCTGAGCATACTGGATGCACCGTCATTCGACTGGCGTTATTTAAGCTCTTCTGCTCGAGATTATCCGGCCTGGTGCCGCTTTCAGGGATTATCTGTTGTCGGTGATCGACCGGAAATGGAAGCAGGCTTTCATCACAATCTGCATCGTATTTTCACCGAAAATTCAGAGCACTCGGACACCCCGGACTGGGCTCCTCTGCTGGACGGAATGCGAACATGGCCCACCAACCAGAACTGGCAGCCCTGTCTCAGTGCCACATCGCTGGTTGATCACTGTGTCCAATATGTACAGCAGACCGCTGCCGAACATCCGGAGCAGACCATCGTATCGCTGTCCGTCAACGACAGCAGCAACTGGTGTCAATGCGCAGACTGCAAGATGCTGTGTTCCAAAAGGGATCAAACACATCCGGCGGCCATCCGCTGGTGGAGTCAGCCCTACTGGACCGCCGTACAGACCATAGCTCAGAAGGTTCCCTCGATTCAACTGGGTGCCTATGCCTATATTAATGTGCAGGAAGCCCCGAATTTCCTGCTGGCCGACAATGTGCATGTCATGCTTTGCGAGAATAGTTCAGGTAATTATATTCATGGCTATCGCCGGCGCAACCAGATGCTGATCGACCAATGGCTTAATCAGTGCACCCATGTCAGCCGTTATGACTATGCCGCACTGGCTTCATGGATCATGCCTCGCTATGCGCCTGATGCACTGCAATCCGGAATATACGATACCTACGTCACCGGAATACGGGATATACTCATGGAGGATCCATGGATCCCCGGAATGGAAGGGCCGCTGCCATGGCTGCTCGCACGTTGTTTATGGAATCCGCTCGAACAAACGGAGAAACCCTTGCAGGAACAGTTCTGCAGCGATATGTTCGGTTATGCGGCCAAGCCTATGAATCTATATCTAAATGCATTACAGGAAGCATGGACCAATGAGCCATCCCATCTCTTTTTTGACGGACTCTATGATATTCAACGACAGACCGTCCGCTTTCCGGAGGAACGCTGCGAACAACTATTGGCACTGCGCAACGAAGCGCTGGCTCGAACCACAGGGAATGAAAAGGATACCGCACGTGTGCATGCTGTGACAGATCCCTTCACGTTGTCCGTACTTTTTGCAAAAGAATCCCAGCTGATGCGGAAGCTTTATTACTTCCCCACATCGATTGAACAAATGCTCAAACAAAAACAGGAGCTGGAGGAACTGGAAAAGACGATCGAAAAACGAGAGCATATGATAGATGAGTTAAATGCACGGCCATGGGGAAAAGCCTATATTCGTATGCTTGGATATGGACAGTCTCTGGACAAATTTAACGCAAAGGAAAAGCTGCGTATTGAGGACGCAGTACAGCGCCTACGGGCTCTGGACGCGGCAACTCAGGATCTTTACTTCACGGTGGATCCGCTCTAG
- a CDS encoding WHG domain-containing protein, whose amino-acid sequence MTKEETDDPLVNMTWGYIQFAQDEPQYFQMMFADTTPGHLPTISKNGRKSKCCIKKRSGGILCMEN is encoded by the coding sequence ATGACGAAAGAGGAAACGGACGATCCCCTAGTGAACATGACGTGGGGCTACATCCAGTTTGCGCAAGATGAACCGCAGTACTTTCAGATGATGTTTGCCGACACCACCCCCGGGCACTTGCCGACTATTTCCAAAAACGGCAGGAAGTCGAAATGCTGCATAAAGAAACGATCAGGCGGCATCCTGTGTATGGAAAACTGA